A single region of the Prevotella sp. HUN102 genome encodes:
- a CDS encoding toprim domain-containing protein: MDARQMREIPIADFLNAMGIHPTKQKGNALWYSAPYRTERTPSFKVDTAKNVWFDFGTGKGGDIFDLAGEFIGCGDFLLRAAFIAKSGTCPLPALEQPQRSEKKEPVFNDIWVRPLQDAKLLGYLKERGVNAHVAIPNCEEVRYRVHGKRYYAIGFRNDAGGLELRNRFFKGCIPPKDISLKCNGSDVCSVFEGFMDYLSAMQLGIIASDRLVLNSVSNVEKAVRALQGYERIECFLDNDDAGRRTFRRLHECFGEKVIDRSSLYADHKDLNEFLLSKNAGNNV; this comes from the coding sequence ATGGACGCGCGACAGATGAGAGAGATTCCCATTGCGGACTTCCTGAACGCAATGGGGATTCATCCGACCAAACAAAAAGGAAACGCTTTGTGGTATTCCGCTCCGTACCGCACGGAGCGGACACCCTCCTTCAAAGTCGATACCGCCAAGAATGTCTGGTTCGATTTTGGAACGGGCAAAGGCGGCGACATCTTCGACTTGGCAGGAGAGTTTATCGGATGCGGTGATTTTCTCCTGCGGGCGGCATTCATCGCCAAGAGCGGAACGTGTCCGCTGCCTGCTTTGGAACAACCGCAAAGAAGCGAAAAGAAAGAACCAGTCTTCAATGATATTTGGGTGCGACCGTTGCAGGATGCCAAACTGCTGGGCTACTTGAAAGAACGGGGTGTCAATGCCCACGTTGCCATACCCAACTGCGAGGAGGTTCGATACCGTGTGCATGGCAAACGGTACTATGCCATCGGCTTTCGTAACGATGCCGGAGGATTGGAGCTTCGCAACCGCTTTTTCAAAGGCTGCATACCGCCGAAGGATATTTCCTTGAAGTGTAACGGCTCGGACGTGTGTTCCGTTTTTGAGGGCTTTATGGATTATCTCTCCGCCATGCAACTCGGTATCATCGCTTCGGATAGGCTTGTCCTTAATTCCGTTTCCAACGTGGAGAAGGCAGTAAGAGCCTTGCAGGGCTATGAAAGGATAGAATGCTTCCTCGACAATGACGATGCGGGGCGAAGGACTTTTCGGAGATTGCATGAGTGCTTCGGGGAGAAGGTCATTGACCGCAGCTCGCTGTATGCCGACCACAAGGATTTGAATGAGTTTCTGCTTTCCAAGAATGCAGGGAACAATGTATAA
- the traN gene encoding conjugative transposon protein TraN codes for MRLGAVCVNAQETTSSGDLYQGLTRKIAFERMIPPHGLEITYDKTVHIIFPSAVRYVDLGSPNLIAGKADGAENVIRVKATVKDFREETNMSVITENGAFYTFNVKYANEPLLLNVEMADFIHDGAIVNRPNNAMEVYLKELGSESPMLVRLIMKSIHKEDKRTVKHIGSKSFGIQYLLKGLYSHNGLLYFHTELRNKSNVPFDIDFITFKIVDKKVAKQTAMQEQVLLPLRAYNYVTCVAGRKSGRTVFTLQKFTIPDDKHLIVEMHEKNGGRHQSFIVENEDLVRARVIDELKVK; via the coding sequence ATGAGGCTGGGCGCAGTCTGTGTCAACGCACAGGAAACGACTTCAAGCGGAGACCTCTATCAGGGGCTGACCCGCAAAATTGCCTTCGAGCGGATGATACCGCCCCACGGCTTGGAAATCACCTACGACAAGACGGTACACATCATCTTTCCGTCTGCCGTGCGCTATGTCGATTTGGGTTCGCCCAATCTCATTGCAGGGAAGGCGGACGGAGCGGAAAACGTTATCCGTGTGAAAGCGACGGTCAAGGACTTCCGTGAAGAGACGAACATGAGTGTCATCACGGAAAACGGTGCGTTTTACACATTTAATGTCAAGTATGCAAACGAGCCACTACTACTTAATGTGGAAATGGCAGACTTTATCCATGACGGAGCGATCGTGAACCGCCCGAACAACGCCATGGAGGTCTATCTGAAGGAACTCGGCAGCGAGAGTCCGATGCTGGTAAGGCTCATAATGAAGTCCATTCACAAGGAGGACAAGCGGACGGTGAAGCACATCGGCAGCAAGTCCTTCGGTATTCAGTACCTGCTCAAAGGCTTGTACTCGCATAACGGACTGCTGTACTTCCATACGGAACTGCGCAACAAGTCCAACGTGCCGTTCGACATCGACTTCATCACGTTCAAAATCGTGGACAAGAAGGTCGCCAAGCAGACCGCCATGCAGGAGCAGGTGCTGCTTCCGCTGCGTGCCTACAACTATGTTACCTGCGTGGCGGGACGGAAGAGCGGTCGCACGGTGTTCACGCTTCAGAAGTTCACCATCCCCGATGACAAACATCTCATTGTGGAGATGCACGAAAAGAACGGAGGAAGACACCAGTCCTTCATCGTGGAGAACGAAGATCTTGTTCGTGCAAGAGTAATTGACGAGCTCAAAGTGAAGTGA
- a CDS encoding DUF3872 domain-containing protein, translating to MKKKIVNTIWVMGVLALAGFCLSACNHELDIQQAYPFTVETMPVQKHIVKGQTAEIRCTLKREGNFADTHYTIRYFQSDGKGRLKMDDGTVFKPNDRYPLTKEEFRLYYTSASSDQQTIDVYVEDSFSQTAKLSFEFNSQKDEEKERKDEDRK from the coding sequence ATGAAGAAGAAAATTGTAAACACAATATGGGTAATGGGAGTGCTTGCCCTCGCCGGGTTTTGTTTATCTGCTTGTAATCACGAGTTGGATATTCAGCAGGCGTACCCGTTCACGGTAGAGACAATGCCGGTGCAGAAGCACATCGTCAAGGGACAGACGGCGGAGATACGCTGTACATTGAAAAGGGAGGGCAATTTTGCCGATACCCACTATACCATCAGGTACTTTCAGAGCGATGGAAAGGGACGGCTGAAGATGGACGACGGCACGGTCTTCAAGCCCAATGACCGTTACCCGCTTACGAAAGAGGAGTTCAGGCTATACTATACCTCTGCTTCCTCCGACCAGCAGACCATTGATGTGTATGTCGAGGACTCGTTCTCGCAGACGGCAAAACTCTCGTTTGAGTTCAACAGTCAGAAGGACGAGGAAAAGGAGAGGAAGGATGAGGATAGGAAGTAA
- a CDS encoding conjugal transfer protein TraO, translated as MRKLAFFLFVVSLALFLGQAHAQRCLPKMKGIRLTAGMAYGFYSASSKNETGYSFGASLATYTKGGHQWVFGVEYLRGYHPYRNSRIPVEQFTGEGGFFCNVLSDGSKTFFLSAGISALAGYETVNGGEKRLFDGSTLRNKDGFIYGGAVTLQAETYLSDRLVLLLYGRERCLWGGSTGRFHTQYGVGLKIMLD; from the coding sequence ATGAGAAAGCTCGCATTTTTCCTGTTTGTCGTGTCGCTTGCCCTCTTTCTAGGGCAGGCACACGCCCAACGCTGTCTGCCCAAGATGAAAGGCATACGCCTGACCGCAGGCATGGCGTACGGTTTTTATTCCGCTTCCTCAAAGAATGAGACAGGATACTCGTTCGGGGCTTCGCTTGCCACCTACACGAAAGGCGGACATCAATGGGTGTTCGGGGTGGAGTATCTCCGCGGATACCATCCTTATCGGAATAGCCGTATCCCTGTGGAACAGTTCACGGGCGAGGGAGGTTTCTTCTGTAACGTGCTTTCAGACGGAAGCAAGACCTTCTTCCTCTCCGCAGGCATTTCCGCTTTGGCGGGTTATGAGACGGTCAATGGCGGAGAGAAACGGCTCTTTGACGGCTCGACGCTGCGCAATAAGGACGGCTTTATCTACGGTGGTGCCGTTACCTTGCAGGCGGAGACCTATCTGTCGGACAGGTTGGTGTTGCTGCTCTATGGCAGGGAGCGTTGCCTGTGGGGAGGCTCTACGGGACGTTTCCATACGCAGTACGGTGTCGGGCTGAAAATCATGCTGGACTGA
- a CDS encoding lysozyme, whose product MRIGSKLALLCLICLSYFRLSAQDGRNLLLSLPPFERAVVCIKHFEGLHSWKDYPYVGYGHRLLPGERFTAAMTERQGDSLLRADLTKRLMMFKDYGKDALLLTVLSYNIGAGRLLGYGKHPKSQLLRKIESGNRNFYREFVSFCRYKGKVLRGLVKRRRVEFALFYIP is encoded by the coding sequence ATGAGGATAGGAAGTAAACTTGCCCTCTTGTGTCTTATCTGCCTTTCCTACTTCCGCCTTTCCGCTCAGGACGGAAGAAATCTCCTGCTCTCACTCCCTCCATTCGAGCGTGCCGTTGTCTGCATCAAACACTTCGAGGGCTTACATTCTTGGAAGGATTATCCCTATGTAGGTTACGGACATCGGCTTCTGCCCGGAGAGCGGTTCACGGCGGCGATGACAGAACGGCAGGGGGATTCCCTGCTTCGGGCAGACCTGACGAAGCGTCTGATGATGTTCAAAGACTACGGAAAAGATGCTTTGCTGCTTACCGTCCTGTCCTACAACATAGGAGCAGGCAGATTGCTGGGATACGGCAAACATCCCAAGAGCCAATTGCTGCGGAAGATAGAGTCGGGCAACAGGAATTTCTACCGTGAGTTTGTCTCTTTCTGTCGATATAAGGGCAAAGTCCTCAGAGGGCTTGTCAAACGACGAAGGGTGGAGTTTGCCCTGTTTTATATTCCCTGA
- a CDS encoding TonB-dependent receptor plug domain-containing protein, translated as MQSPSGYGQWNVMQKLRFQPSAAWDFQYAFHHSQTTDYGRYDRHTRLRKGKPRYAEWSYGPQIWQMHQLTAAHFTGNRFFDRMTLRAAVQHFEESRIDRALGKPLRTTQTEKVNAYSLNIDFVKELSAHSLYYGVEGVLNDVKSRGKTTDIHSLAEAPTSSRYPQAKWTSLAAYAQTLLRLHRKVNMEVGLRYNHFSTRADFNNIGIELPFAPNVTSNHGALSGGIALVYTPSEQNRFTFHYSRAFRSPNVDDMGKLFDAVDKAVVVPNPDLHAEYGHHFEVGAEQRLGQWLRLGATAFYTYLDNALVRRPYRWNGQDSIVYKGEQSQVLALQNAAWARVWGFQFQADATLPFGFGFRSFLNWQEGKEQLDDGSTSALRHAAPFFGTAALSYRHKALHVEAYADFQGHRKYEDLAEEERGKTEIYALDEQGHPYVPAWLTLNVKGSYDFGHGLMLHLGLENITNLRYRPYSSGISAAGRNFMAAVSYRF; from the coding sequence GTGCAGTCGCCCTCCGGGTATGGTCAATGGAATGTGATGCAGAAGTTACGTTTCCAGCCATCGGCCGCATGGGACTTCCAGTATGCCTTCCACCACTCCCAAACCACAGACTATGGCCGCTATGACCGCCACACCCGTCTGCGTAAGGGAAAGCCGCGTTATGCCGAATGGTCATATGGACCGCAGATCTGGCAGATGCACCAATTGACCGCTGCACACTTTACCGGCAACCGCTTTTTTGACCGCATGACGCTCCGGGCCGCCGTGCAGCATTTCGAGGAAAGCCGCATAGACCGTGCGCTCGGGAAGCCGTTGCGTACCACGCAGACCGAGAAAGTGAATGCTTACTCGCTCAATATAGACTTCGTCAAGGAACTTTCGGCCCACTCCTTATATTATGGTGTGGAGGGAGTGCTCAATGATGTAAAGTCGAGAGGCAAGACTACCGACATACATTCTCTTGCAGAAGCCCCGACTTCTTCGCGTTATCCCCAGGCAAAATGGACTTCGCTGGCTGCCTATGCGCAGACATTGCTGCGTCTGCACCGCAAGGTTAATATGGAGGTTGGGCTGCGCTACAACCACTTTTCCACACGGGCCGACTTTAACAACATCGGCATAGAATTGCCTTTTGCGCCCAATGTGACTTCCAATCACGGGGCTTTGTCCGGAGGAATAGCCCTGGTCTACACTCCGTCAGAGCAGAATCGTTTCACGTTCCATTACTCCCGTGCCTTCCGTAGTCCCAACGTAGATGACATGGGTAAACTCTTTGATGCCGTAGACAAGGCTGTCGTCGTACCCAATCCTGACCTGCATGCCGAGTACGGCCACCATTTCGAAGTGGGGGCTGAACAACGTTTGGGCCAGTGGTTGAGGTTGGGAGCGACGGCTTTCTACACCTATTTGGACAATGCTTTGGTGCGCCGGCCATATCGCTGGAACGGTCAGGACTCCATCGTTTATAAAGGCGAACAGAGTCAGGTTCTGGCTTTGCAGAATGCAGCCTGGGCACGGGTCTGGGGATTTCAGTTCCAGGCAGATGCCACCCTGCCTTTCGGTTTCGGTTTTAGATCCTTCCTCAACTGGCAGGAAGGCAAGGAGCAACTCGATGACGGCAGCACATCGGCCCTGCGTCATGCCGCTCCTTTCTTCGGAACGGCAGCCCTGTCTTATCGCCACAAGGCACTGCATGTGGAGGCTTATGCCGATTTTCAGGGACACCGAAAGTATGAAGATCTGGCAGAGGAGGAGCGCGGCAAGACGGAAATCTATGCTCTCGACGAACAGGGACATCCTTATGTTCCGGCTTGGCTGACGCTCAACGTCAAGGGTTCTTACGATTTTGGTCACGGTCTGATGTTGCACCTTGGACTGGAAAATATCACCAATCTTCGCTATCGTCCCTACAGTTCTGGCATCTCGGCCGCCGGCCGTAACTTCATGGCTGCGGTAAGTTACCGCTTCTGA